In Pyrenophora tritici-repentis strain M4 chromosome 6, whole genome shotgun sequence, the DNA window TGGCAGATCTTCATAATCGCGCTGACCTCCAAAGTGCTACCCGGCTTGACAACGCAAAACGGTACATCGCCTGGTTCAGCTGGATGCGACGACCACGAAGATCCACTGTGCGATTCCAGGTCGTTCTTGTCTATTGTAATGTTCTCCTCACCAACAATGTCGCGGAAGTCTACCCATGCTGCTTCCATGTTCGCTTCGGAGATGTTGTGTTTGGGAGGGTTGAAAGTTTCGAGCGGCGCGGTCGAGCTGTTGTCTGCTTTGGGTGGTATCATTTGGCCATAGTAGTAGCCTATGCCGGCGGTGAGAAGACATGCTGGTCACTTATGAGTACGCGTCGTCGTAAATAGGTGTTGTGGGTCGATACCGACGACTGTCGCAAAGAATTGCCCTCTGGCTGTTCTCTGCTGCATAGACTGAATTTGGATCTGCTCGGCCTTCTCTTTCTGCACACGCTCGTAGATACTCTCGTTCAACTGCAGGTAAAAAGGCTTCTCTTCGTCCTTGCCCATCTTCTTATCATTGCTTGCCCAGCGTCTCTGCATTATTCTTCCCACTCCCGCACCAGGTCCGCATTGTCGCGAGAACGCCCCTCCTCCAACGATCCTTGGCGCAATTGCGCCCCGGGGTAGGTTTCGTAGAGGCATTGCGACTATACGAGAACAATATTCATGTCGTGCTTGTCCTGGCGATATGTGCGGGGAGAGTTCCGCGGATGAGGTGATGCTGGTACTGCATGATGCGCATGTCTTGGCGGCAGCTTAAGTCCGACCCGATGCTGTGGACCGAAGTTTGTGTAGCGCATGCGCCCATTAGCTTCACAAGTCATCCATGCCGTGTGGAGAGGAGTTCATGCATGGTTTGTTTGGAAAAAGTAAAGATGACCAAACGACAGGTTATAACGTCACAGCCTATGCACGCCATCACGCACCAATCGTTTGCACTGTAGCATTTCAAGATGAGATGGATATAAATGGAATATGCAATTGCTGGGCTCAATGGCCGAAGCCAGAGCAATGTATCAAGTTCAAACTAACCAAAATCCAATGCCAGTCTTACGCGCAGTGCAACCAGACACACGCTGCTGGCTAACAATGTCCCAAAAAGCACTTAACGCCTGTGCATGTCGATGGAGAGACGTGTGACGTGTTGAAGGAAATTCCCAGCTTGAACCTTGCAGCGCCGTGGAAAAATACCAGATCCGTAACGGTGCCCTCGATATATGCATTGGGAAGCGACTGACATGATAGGCCGTGATCGTGGTCCAAACGCCGTGCTAAATACAAGAAAGAACAGATAATGATGACTCGGGGTATAACAAGGGATAAGATGCAAAAGCCAATTGCTCGGTTCCCAGTAGGAGAGGATGAGAATATGTAGGGCTCGGGGTGGAGAAGGGTGTGTGGAGAAGCAAGACTACCTGCCACGTATGTGTGTGGCGGTGTATGCACCTAAATGACACTCGTGATGAACACCTACTTTCCTGACATGCGTAATAGCCTCGTCTTCAGCCATGTGACGAACCTCAGCCACCTTCCCTTGGCCGCGCGGCTCTTTGTGACCTTGGGTGTGGCGCCAAAGGGATTCGACTTTTCGGGGTCGACCGTCGTCACAAGTTTGGGTAGCGAGTGCGAGTGAGCCTGGCGGTGGTCAGAGTATTGACGCCCGCCAACGGATGGTCTCGGCGCCTTCTCCTGGTAGTCCTCGGATACAGTGCGCGCGCGCGTCATTTCAGTTCGATCGATCGTCTCGGATTTGCGGCGCTGTAAGTCTTCCTTTTTCAGCTGTTTCCGGTAGTCGCGCTCCTGCTGCTTGTGTGCAACCTTTTCATACTTGCGCTCCTTGGCCCGCTGCTCCTCCTCGAACTTGAGTCTTGCAGCGCGGATGGATGCAGCTCGTGAGGCAGGGTCGACGGGTGAGTCGCGACCGCCGCGAATGAAGCGGTATGTCTGGTCGAACGAGGTGCGCGAGCTGGGCGAAGTCGTCGTGTCAATGGATTTGAGCGTGTCTCCCCGCGCCCTCGGCGGGTTGAGGGGTGAAGTGAGTGAAACAGAGGACTGAGAGTAGCTGCCCGCGAGTCGAGTAGACGAGTTGTTGGTGTGGAGGCGTAGGGATGTACCTTGGGCCGAGGAAATGGAACCTGATCGGCGCGCGGGATCGTACGAGTTTTGTTTCAGACGAACCTCGTCATCAGACATGATATCATCGCCCTCATGGTCACTTCCAAGTACTGATGGCGGTGAGGACCGTGCTATTGGCGGCGTGTAGGGTTGCGGGGTCTGGCGGAGGGTGGGCAAAGGCGTAGGACGCTGCAGGCCCGCAGACGAGTTTGAAAACTGCGAGGTACTGGAGGTGGAGCGGTTGTGCCTGTGACGGGGGTTGACCGGCGTGAAGGTGACATCGGAAATGGATCGTGAGTAGGCGCCATATTCAGTAATACCCAGCCCAGACAAGTCGTTCTCGGCAGCCGGGCGCGAGAGATCAAGGCCGGTAGTCTCCTTGGAGGAGAGCTTGCGCAGGTAGGGCTTAATCTTAAGCTGGTGAGAAGGTGGTTGAGGCATGGGGTGGTGTGTCTCTATCCAGGACTCCTCGAGGACCTTTGGAGTATAAGAGCGGTCAAAGGTAAAGGCGCCGTAGTCAGCGACGGGGCTGAGGGGACTCGTCGCAGTAGAAGAGGCGGAGTTGCCTCGTTTGTGCAGACGCGCATGCCTGGCCGACATGATTGAGGAGCGGTCGGCGCGTGTTATCGGAGCATGTCCGTGTAAATAGGATTAAGAACAGACCAGGAGGGATCAGCAAACGACGGTTGCACCGTGTCAGTGTGGCATCACCAAGCCAACGTCAAGACTGAATTGTTCCGATGGTTCCGCGGCAGGGCAAAGTGCGCAACAGTGGTGACGAAACGACTGTGTCAGGCTTGCTGGATGCTGAACCTGAGCACCTGAGAACCGGGCGGCTGGCGTTGATCCGGGGCAATTGCAGGCTTGGGCACATGCACGCCGGATCGCGCCTTTAGAGGACGGGATCGTGGTTTTAGCGGTTCGCCTTGGTCGGCCTCGAGACGTGCCGCGGCTGCGAGTCAGCAAGTACCTAGACGATAGATGGGCGATTGTGGTGGGTGAACATGGCCACTCGGGGCTGTTGCTGGGTAAGAGAAGGCGAGTGTGCTTATATGCTGCACCTGCACCTGCACTGCCGGCCCATTGTTAGTCGGTGTATGGCTGGGTGGATCGCGACAAGACAACTACGGCTGGAGCGGAGGCGCCGTCTACTTGGATCGAGATAAGCTGGCCTTTGTCGACACCGACACGACTGGACGTGAGAGCCTCACCGC includes these proteins:
- a CDS encoding Tymo-45kd-70kd domain containing protein: MSARHARLHKRGNSASSTATSPLSPVADYGAFTFDRSYTPKVLEESWIETHHPMPQPPSHQLKIKPYLRKLSSKETTGLDLSRPAAENDLSGLGITEYGAYSRSISDVTFTPVNPRHRHNRSTSSTSQFSNSSAGLQRPTPLPTLRQTPQPYTPPIARSSPPSVLGSDHEGDDIMSDDEVRLKQNSYDPARRSGSISSAQGTSLRLHTNNSSTRLAGSYSQSSVSLTSPLNPPRARGDTLKSIDTTTSPSSRTSFDQTYRFIRGGRDSPVDPASRAASIRAARLKFEEEQRAKERKYEKVAHKQQERDYRKQLKKEDLQRRKSETIDRTEMTRARTVSEDYQEKAPRPSVGGRQYSDHRQAHSHSLPKLVTTVDPEKSNPFGATPKVTKSRAAKGRWLRFVTWLKTRLLRMSGK